One Rhinopithecus roxellana isolate Shanxi Qingling chromosome 7, ASM756505v1, whole genome shotgun sequence DNA segment encodes these proteins:
- the LOC104662071 gene encoding heterogeneous nuclear ribonucleoprotein A1-like, with amino-acid sequence MSKSESPKEPEQLRKLFIGGLSFETTDESLRSHFEQWGMLTDCVVMRDPNTKRSRGFGFVTYATVEEVDAAMNARPHKVDGRVVEPKRTVSREDSQRPGAHLTVKKIFVGGSKEDTEEHHLRDYFEQYGKIEVIEIMTD; translated from the coding sequence ATGTCTAAGTCAGAGTCTCCTAAAGAGCCCGAACAGCTGAGGAAGCTCTTCATTGGAGGGTTGAGCTTTGAAACAACCGATGAGAGCCTGAGGAGCCATTTTGAGCAATGGGGAATGCTCACGGACTGTGTGGTAATGAGAGATCCAAACACCAAGCGTTCCaggggctttgggtttgtcacatatgccACTGTGGAGGAGGTGGATGCAGCTATGAATGCAAGGCCACACAAGGTGGACGGAAGAGTTGTGGAACCGAAGAGAACTGTCTCAAGAGAAGATTCTCAAAGACCAGGTGCCCACTTAactgtgaaaaagatatttgttggtGGCAGtaaagaagacactgaagaacatcacttaagagattattttgaacagTATGGGAAAATTGAAGTGATTGAAATCATGACTGACTGA